The segment GGCTGTTCTGGCATACCATGGGCGGCCATTACACCTTTGCCAACGTGCCCTTCGACTGGTTCAACAGCCTGATCGGTTCCGAGCGCAACCACTTTGACCGCATCGGACATTTTTCCGTTGGGTTCTATGCCTACCCCATTGCCGAATACCTGCTCCGCAAACGACTTTGCGGCCCTGTGTTGGCGACCCTCTTTGCCCTATTCAGCATCATGGCCGTGGCTTGCGGGTACGAGATCATCGAATGGTGGTATGCCGTGCAGGAAGGCGGGGATACGGGCATAGAATTCCTGGGCAGCCAGGGAGACGTCTGGGACGCACAAAAAGACATGCTGCTGGATACCATGGGAGCCCTAACCAGTCTGGGACTGTATCATTTCATCCGCCCTGACAGGTCGCTTTACCGACATTAGGCCCGCAGACCTGCGGCAACAAATATTCAGCACACCAAAACGATCAGTGGATCATCGCCTGTAACAGCTCCTCACGCCTCTGCAGGAGCGCACAGCGCCGCGCCCAAGGCCCCGATCATATCTGGTTCATCAGGAATAACCGGCTCGGTCCCCAGAGCCTCGGCCAACAAACGGACCATACAACGATTGTTGGCCACGCCACCGGCAAAGACGAGTGGCTCCCGCAGACCGACCCGGCGCAGCATATTCACCGTGCGCGACACCACCGAGGCATGGAGCCCGCGGGCAATGGATTCCGGGGCCGCGCCACCAGCCATGAGCGAGGTCGCCTCGGTCTCCGCGAAGACGGTACACATGCTATTGATGGGCAAAGAGACCGCAGCCTCCAGTGCATAATCACCAAACTCTTGTACCGGGATCTGAAAAACCGTGGCCAGATGCTCAAGGAACTTGCCCGTGCCCGCAGCGCAGCGGTCATTCATCTCGAACTTGCTGACTCTGCCGCTGTCGGTCAGGGCTATGGCCTTGGTATCCTGTCCACCGATATCCAGCACGGTCCGCGCCAGGGGGCAACGCGCGTGCACTCCAGCCGCGTAGGCCTTGATTTCCGTGACCGTAGTCACGGGCACTTCCAGTCCCGCCCCGGCCACCAGTTCACGTCCGTAGCCCGTGGCGACAATGCGCTCAGGATTTACTCCCTCCAATAACTGCCGCAGCTGTTGCCGGGGGTGAAAGGTGGTGGGCAGGCGGCGCGACACAGCCACACCACCGCCATTCAAAACCACCAACTCCATGGAGCGCGAGCCCACGTCGATGCCTGCAATCATGCTCAAGACACCATTTCCACAAAGGCTTCGATTCTGGTCTTCAACTGCTCCACATCCTCCATGCTGTAGTCGGTCTCCAAGGACATGGTCGGCACCGTTCCCTCCAGGAAATGCTCCAGCTTCATAGCCTCATGGGCATAGGGCTGACAGAACATCAGCGAATAGTTGATCACCCCATCAGCCTTCAGGGTCTGGGCCATGCTCGCCACATTGTCCTGTCGATCCGTATTGGGAGTGAAGCAGGCGCAGTCGATCTTCATGTAACGATCCACCAGAGCGTCGACCATCTCTGCCACGGTCTCGCCGGACTCATCCACCAAATCGCGGGTATTGCGCGTTCCAATGCAGGATTCCTCCCCCACGATGACCGCGCCTGAACTTTCGATGACATACGGCAATTTCCAATTGGGTACGGCCATGGGGCAGCCCGAGAGCATCAGTCGCGGAGTCCCCACCGGGGCGACACCCTGCCCGGCCTGGACGCGGAGTTCCAGCTCATCGCACAGTTCATTGATCTTGTAGGTGAAGCGATGCGGATCATCATAGAAGCTGATCTGGTTGATCAGCAGCGCGTCCCGCCCCGAGATGGGCGCAGGGTCGGCGGAGCGCAATGCGGTCAATCGCTGCAAAGCCCGACGCCGATCATTGACCGTCTTGATGGCCGTACGCAGACGCTCGGCGGTGATGGTGACGCCAGTCAGCTTCTCCACCTGCGCCATGTATCGCAGGACCTCATCGCGCCACAGTTCGCGCGCCGACACGGATTTGGTCTGGGGCACTTCCATCACATACAGAGGAGCGTGATCGGCAAAAGCCTCATAGGCCTTTTTCTTGCCGTCGCAAGTGGTCTCACCCACGACCAGATCGCTGGATTCGAGATACGGACAAAGACGCGCCAGCTTGAAACCGATGAATGACTTGATGAGTGCACAGGTATTACGCGGCACCAGTTCCTCGGCCAGGTCACTGCCAGCCTCGGCCCCGGCGCAGAGTCCCACCTGAACGGCGTCAGCGGCCAGGGTCAGTTCCTCGGGCACAAAGACGCAGAAGGTACCCACAACCTTGCGCCCCTGAGCCTTGGCTTCCTGCAATTCCTTGATCCGCAGACCATGAACCTCGGACAGAACGAAATCCATGTATTCCATCCCTTTGAGGCGATTATCCTGGGACATATAGATGTCACCATAAAATTTCCCCAAGACCTCCAGCAATCCGTCATGGGCTGTCAGATCAAGATTCAGCCGCTCCCACATTTCACGATGCGCGTCGCTCATTATTTGCCCTCCTCAGGGTCTGGTGCAGTTTGGTGCCTGCCCGACTTGCGGGCGGATTCTACACCTTGCATTATCAGAATATACAATGGCAAGTATTTATAAACTTGATCAAGAATTGACACATAGCCCTTAGCGTCTCCTCATCAAATGAATCAGTCTGATGAAGGTCTTCAGCGTAAGCTGCCCACAAATCATTACGACTTACCCATCAATACTTGCCTCAAATGACGATTTACATTACTCCGATGCGGTCCGTTGCGCGAATCGCAACGAAATCAAACTGCAGTGGGGAATGTATGCAACGTCTTCGTCGTACCATCTTGGTCAATTTCATCTGTCTTGTTCTGGCGGGTCTTGTTCCTGCCCTGGCCTTTGGCGCCGATTCCAGCCTTGGCCCCGTCAACGCCGCCCACTATGGGATGTGGACGCTCATTCCGCCTCTGGTTGCCATCGCCCTGGCGTTCATCACCAAGAACGTCATCCTGTCGCTGTTTCTGGGTGTCTATTCCGGTACTTTCATGCTCGAGGCCAAAGGCTTCGATCTCTATAACGGCGTTGTCGGCGGGTTCCTGCGGCTGTCCAACGAGATGCTGGCCTCGCTGGCCGACTCCTGGAACGCAGGCATCGTACTGCAGTGTCTGGCCATCGGCGGCATGATCGCCCTGGTCTCCAAGATGGGCGGAGCCAAGGCCATTGCCGAGGCACTGGCCAAGAAGGCCAACAGCCCGCGCAGCTCACAGTTCGTGACCTGGCTCTTGGGCCTGTGCATTTTCTTTGATGACTACGCCAACTCCCTGACCGTTGGCCCCATCATGCGTCCGGTGACAGACAAGATGAAAGTCTCCCGCGAGAAGCTGGCTTTCATCATCGATGCCACTGCCGCGCCCATCGCGGGCATCGCATTGATCTCCACCTGGGTGGCCTATGAAGTGGGCCTGATCCGTGACGCCTTCCAGGCCGTGGGCATCCAGACCAATGCCTACGGCGCCTTCGTGGAAACCATCCCCTATCGTTTCTACAACATCTTCATCCTGTTCTTCATCGTGGCCACAATCTGGTTCCTGCGCGAATTCGGCCCCATGTATACTGCCGAACGCCGGGCACGCACCACCGGCAAGGTTCTGGCCGATGATGCCAAACCCATGGTTGCCGACGAGGCCACCGGGCTGGAGCCCGACGAAGACACCAAGTCCAGCATCTGGTATGCCATCATCCCCATCGGTACACTCATCATCGCCGCATTCCTGGGGTTCTATTTCAACGGACGCAGCGCCGTATTGGGGGGCGACGACCAGACGCTCATCGCCCTGCTTAAGGATTCACCGGCCAGCTTCACCGCCATCCGCGAAGCCTTCGGCGCATCAGACGCCTCGGTGGTCCTGTTCCAGGCCGCACTGTTTGCCGGGATCGTTGCCCTGTGCATCGCCATCTTCAAACGTATCCTGCCCGTGGGTGAAGCCGTGGCTGTCTGGGTTCAGGGTGTAAAATCCCTGAATATCACTGCGGTCATCCTGATCCTGGCCTGGAGCCTGTCCGGCACCATCAAGGAACTGGGCACGGCCGCCTATCTGGTGGGTGTGTTGTCCGAGACAATTCCGCCGTTCCTGCTGCCCAGCATCATTTTCATCATGGGCTCGATCATCTCCTTTGCCACGGGAACCTCGTACGGCACCATGGGCATCCTGATGCCTCTGGCCATTCCCCTGGCCTTCTCCATCGATCCCAGCCACGGCTACGTGATCATGAACGTGGGAGCCGTGCTCACCGGGGCCATCTTCGGTGACCATTGCTCGCCCATTTCAGACACGACCATTCTCTCATCCATGGGCTCGGCCTGCGACCACATCGATCACACGCGAACCCAGCTGGTCTATGCCCTGACAGTCGCGCTGGTGACCATTGTCTTCGGTTATATCCCCGCAGGTCTGGGACTGCCGGTCGCCATCGTGCTGCCTGCGGGACTGATCGCCGTGGCCCTGATCGTCCGACTGGTGGGCAAACCCGTCCAAGGCTAACAGCCGCTTCAGTATCCACAAACAACGGCCCGGAACCTGATGGTTCCGGGCCGTTGTCATTTCACACAGTCATCAATCTTGCCTCCTGCCAGCCTCAGGAGGTATCAACCGTTTATCTGCAACCCATTAGCCCCAGGAGCCACCCATGAGCAACACTCCCCTGAACCTGTGCCTTGTCTGGAGCACTCCCCACCGTGAAGTCGCCCTGAACATGGTCTTCATGTACAGCGGCAACGCTCTGATTCGTGGCTGGTGGGAACAGGTCCGACTCATCCTCTGGGGACCGAGCCAACCCCTGCTGCTCGGTGACAAGGAACTGCAAAGCCACTTGTCCGAATTGACCGAGGCCGGTGTCGAACTCATGGCCTGCAGGGCCTGCGCTGAAAATTACGGTATCGCCTCGGACCTTGAAGCCCTCGGGCTGAACGTGAAGCACACAGGATCGCTGCTGACCGAAACGCTCAAGGATGACAACTGGCGCGTACTTACAATCTAGTCTCCTCAGAACCAGCGCT is part of the Desulfovibrio ferrophilus genome and harbors:
- a CDS encoding DUF2238 domain-containing protein, with amino-acid sequence MKRFPIILAIIYAIYWTVLAIEPVSRAVWWAENIPALAVFIFLGATYTRFRFSNTAYALMGFWLFWHTMGGHYTFANVPFDWFNSLIGSERNHFDRIGHFSVGFYAYPIAEYLLRKRLCGPVLATLFALFSIMAVACGYEIIEWWYAVQEGGDTGIEFLGSQGDVWDAQKDMLLDTMGALTSLGLYHFIRPDRSLYRH
- a CDS encoding acyl-CoA dehydratase activase, whose amino-acid sequence is MIAGIDVGSRSMELVVLNGGGVAVSRRLPTTFHPRQQLRQLLEGVNPERIVATGYGRELVAGAGLEVPVTTVTEIKAYAAGVHARCPLARTVLDIGGQDTKAIALTDSGRVSKFEMNDRCAAGTGKFLEHLATVFQIPVQEFGDYALEAAVSLPINSMCTVFAETEATSLMAGGAAPESIARGLHASVVSRTVNMLRRVGLREPLVFAGGVANNRCMVRLLAEALGTEPVIPDEPDMIGALGAALCAPAEA
- a CDS encoding double-cubane-cluster-containing anaerobic reductase encodes the protein MSDAHREMWERLNLDLTAHDGLLEVLGKFYGDIYMSQDNRLKGMEYMDFVLSEVHGLRIKELQEAKAQGRKVVGTFCVFVPEELTLAADAVQVGLCAGAEAGSDLAEELVPRNTCALIKSFIGFKLARLCPYLESSDLVVGETTCDGKKKAYEAFADHAPLYVMEVPQTKSVSARELWRDEVLRYMAQVEKLTGVTITAERLRTAIKTVNDRRRALQRLTALRSADPAPISGRDALLINQISFYDDPHRFTYKINELCDELELRVQAGQGVAPVGTPRLMLSGCPMAVPNWKLPYVIESSGAVIVGEESCIGTRNTRDLVDESGETVAEMVDALVDRYMKIDCACFTPNTDRQDNVASMAQTLKADGVINYSLMFCQPYAHEAMKLEHFLEGTVPTMSLETDYSMEDVEQLKTRIEAFVEMVS
- a CDS encoding Na+/H+ antiporter NhaC family protein produces the protein MQRLRRTILVNFICLVLAGLVPALAFGADSSLGPVNAAHYGMWTLIPPLVAIALAFITKNVILSLFLGVYSGTFMLEAKGFDLYNGVVGGFLRLSNEMLASLADSWNAGIVLQCLAIGGMIALVSKMGGAKAIAEALAKKANSPRSSQFVTWLLGLCIFFDDYANSLTVGPIMRPVTDKMKVSREKLAFIIDATAAPIAGIALISTWVAYEVGLIRDAFQAVGIQTNAYGAFVETIPYRFYNIFILFFIVATIWFLREFGPMYTAERRARTTGKVLADDAKPMVADEATGLEPDEDTKSSIWYAIIPIGTLIIAAFLGFYFNGRSAVLGGDDQTLIALLKDSPASFTAIREAFGASDASVVLFQAALFAGIVALCIAIFKRILPVGEAVAVWVQGVKSLNITAVILILAWSLSGTIKELGTAAYLVGVLSETIPPFLLPSIIFIMGSIISFATGTSYGTMGILMPLAIPLAFSIDPSHGYVIMNVGAVLTGAIFGDHCSPISDTTILSSMGSACDHIDHTRTQLVYALTVALVTIVFGYIPAGLGLPVAIVLPAGLIAVALIVRLVGKPVQG
- a CDS encoding DsrE family protein, encoding MSNTPLNLCLVWSTPHREVALNMVFMYSGNALIRGWWEQVRLILWGPSQPLLLGDKELQSHLSELTEAGVELMACRACAENYGIASDLEALGLNVKHTGSLLTETLKDDNWRVLTI